The Fusarium keratoplasticum isolate Fu6.1 chromosome 8, whole genome shotgun sequence genome includes a region encoding these proteins:
- a CDS encoding Serine--tRNA ligase: protein MNRTLTRLTCRNLQARTYPALVRRFADVKRPPSAPKPIVDIKDIRQHPDLYQQTCVERNYRRQAQNPAQILELHAKWQDLQRQGRALRERSNLLRRQLANPATSSDDEDLKEVKQLTREQIQEEARNLKQQLSMIEKGESQAVAKMEELALELPNLTHQDTPKGDQPEVLSYINDPPIFQESPEDKIWRSHVHIGSELGIFDFAGAATASGWGWYYLLGEAAQLEQALVQYALAVATRHGWTQVSPPSMVYSHIGAACGFQPRDQNGEQQVYTISQSADDIERGVPEMCLTGTSEIALAGMKANTTIDPEDLPLKRVAVSRCYRAEAGARGADTKGLYRVHEFTKVEMFAWTAADEDVAQDLFDEMLDMQTEILSSLGLYCRILSMPAHDLGASATRKIDMEAFFPSRKGNWGEVTSASMCTDYQTRRLGTRTRVDGRLSFPWTTNGTALAVPRVLAAILENGWDEEAKTVAVPECLRPWMDGKEKIGLGGRRSSVDRV from the coding sequence ATGAACAGGACATTGACACGCTTGACGTGTCGCAACCTTCAGGCGAGGACTTACCCGGCCCTGGTCCGCCGCTTCGCCGACGTCAAGAGGCCGCCCTCGGCTCCGAAGCCCATCGTCGACATCAAGGACATCCGCCAGCACCCGGACCTGTATCAACAGACATGCGTCGAGAGGAATTACCGTCGCCAGGCTCAGAACCCAGCTCAGATTCTTGAGCTGCACGCCAAATGGCAGGATCTCCAGCGGCAGGGTCGTGCCCTTCGTGAGCGATCTAATCTGCTGAGGCGCCAGCTCGCGAACCCGGCcaccagcagcgacgatgaggatctcaaggaggTGAAGCAATTGACCCGCGAGCAGatccaggaggaggctcgGAACCTCAAGCAACAGCTTTCTATGATTGAAAAGGGCGAGTCGCAGGCggtcgccaagatggaggagctggcgCTGGAACTCCCCAACCTCACTCACCAAGATACCCCCAAGGGTGACCAGCCTGAGGTGCTCAGCTACATCAATGATCCTCCTATTTTCCAGGAATCCCCCGAGGATAAGATCTGGCGGTCTCACGTTCACATTGGCTCTGAACTCGGCATCTTTGACTTTGCTGGAGCTGCCACTGCTTCTGGATGGGGATGGTACTATCTCCTTGGTGAGGCCGCTCAACTAGAGCAGGCCTTGGTTCAGTACGCTCTCGCCGTCGCAACCCGTCACGGCTGGACACAAGTATCGCCTCCAAGCATGGTTTACAGCCACATTGGCGCCGCCTGCGGTTTCCAGCCTCGCGACCAGAACGGCGAGCAACAAGTCTACACCATCTCCCAGTCAGCCGACGATATCGAGCGCGGTGTCCCTGAAATGTGCCTCACCGGAACATCTGAGATTGCCCTTGCTGGAATGAAGGCCAACACCACTATCGACCCGGAGGACCTACCCCTCAAGCGTGTCGCCGTCTCTCGATGCTATCGGGCCGAGGCTGGTGCCCGTGGCGCTGACACCAAGGGCTTGTACCGCGTTCACGAATTCACCAAGGTTGAGATGTTTGCATGGACAGCtgcggatgaggatgtcgCCCAGGACCTCTTTGACGAGATGCTCGACATGCAGACCGAGATCCTCTCATCGTTGGGTCTCTACTGCCGCATCCTCTCCATGCCGGCTCACGACCTGGGGGCGTCAGCCACCCGCAAGATCGACATGGAAGCCTTCTTCCCCAGCCGCAAGGGAAACTGGGGCGAGGTGACGTCGGCGAGCATGTGCACCGACTACCAGACTCGCCGTCTCGGCACACGAACCCGCGTCGATGGCAGACTCTCCTTCCCCTGGACCACCAACGGCACCGCCCTCGCCGTGCCGCGTGTACTGGCAGCCATCCTCGAGAACGGAtgggacgaggaggccaagactgTCGCGGTGCCAGAGTGTCTgcggccatggatggacggaaAGGAAAAGATTGGCCTTGGAGGTCGGAGGTCGAGCGTGGATCGCGTGTAA